Proteins encoded within one genomic window of Drosophila willistoni isolate 14030-0811.24 chromosome XL unlocalized genomic scaffold, UCI_dwil_1.1 Seg141, whole genome shotgun sequence:
- the LOC6648276 gene encoding uncharacterized protein LOC6648276: MNALRNIFTSRTLNYLRQNGQNAIINATQQTGLPVADAEGDTLLNADTRPGPLSIPRSILDACQFSLKPFVGQSQGQQPKSGSLSPTTLKRFSRMQRRVELVYRCKLCNTRNTKTISEEAYYSGVVILQCDGCAVDHLIKDNLGLFSETTNNSTSTTSTNTSSSSISTSSVTSIRNIEQLLLERHERVRVIKVNERGELI, from the coding sequence ATGAATGCATTGCGCAACATCTTTACATCCCGTACACTCAACTATCTGCGCCAAAATGGACAAAATGCCATCATCAATGCCACACAGCAGACGGGCCTCCCGGTGGCCGATGCGGAGGGAGATACCTTGCTGAACGCTGATACAAGGCCGGGGCCGCTCTCCATACCACGCTCCATATTGGATGCTTGCCAATTCTCACTTAAACCCTTTGTCGGGCAGTCGCAGGGACAGCAACCCAAATCCGGTTCCCTATCGCCGACAACATTGAAGCGTTTTAGTCGCATGCAACGGCGGGTGGAGCTGGTCTATCGCTGCAAACTGTGCAACACACGGAACACAAAGACCATCAGCGAGGAGGCTTATTACAGTGGCGTGGTCATCCTCCAATGCGATGGCTGTGCTGTCGATCATCTCATTAAGGATAATCTCGGATTGTTCAGCGAGACAACCAACAACTCTACCAGCACCACGAGCACAAAtacgagcagcagcagcatcagcacgAGCAGCGTCACCAGCATTAGGAACATTGAACAGTTGCTCCTGGAGCGCCATGAACGGGTGCGCGTCATCAAGGTGAATGAACGGGGCGAACTCATCTGA